The DNA window CCGATCTCTATGGACCGGCACCGCAAATCTATTTCGACGATATCGACCCGTCCGTGGCCGGTGGCCGCATGTTCGAAACACTGCTCGCAGGCGCGTTGGAATCGGAGATCGACGCGCGCTTGCAATCCGAACGACGATTCGACAGCGACTGCTGGATCGTCGAAACCGAGGACCGGCAAGGTACGTCGGATCTCGATATTGTCGGAACCTGATCGCTTGACGGCGTGTTTGACTGTTGCCCCGCCGCCATCTTTGGGGATATCCCTCCAGCCGTTTTTGCAGTTTTCGGAGCGTCCATGACCGAGATGAAGCCCCCTTGCGCCGAGAAGCGGCCTGTTGTGACGACCATCCACGGCGTCGATCTCATCGATGACTATGCCTGGCTTCGCGCCGACAACTGGCAGGATGTTCTGCGCGACCCGGATCTGCTCGACCCGGCCATCCGCGCTCATCTCGAGGCAGAGAACGCCTTCTGCGACGCCTTCATGGCCGACACCGTGGGCCTGCAGGAGGCTCTGGTGGCAGAGATGCGCGGCCGCATCCTCGAGGACGACTCGTCGGTACCGCTGCCGGACGGGCCCTACGCCTACGCCAGCCGCTATCTCACCGGTGCCCAGCATCCCCGCCTCGTCCGCACGCTACGCGACGGAGGCCCGGAGGAATTGCTGCTCGACGCCGACCAGCTCGCTCGCGGCAAGCCCTATTTCAGCCTGGGAGGAGCAAGCCACAGCCCCGACCACAAGCTGCTTGCCTATAGCGTCGATGACACCGGCTCGGAATTTCATGTGATCCGCGTCCGCGATCTCGACGCCGATGCCGACCTCCCCGACGAGATTCCCAACACCTCCGGTGGTGTCGCCTGGGCGGCCGACTCTCGCTCCTTTTTCTATACTTTCATCAACGACAACCACCGTACCGAGAAGGTCCTGCGCCATGTGATCGGTACGCCGGCCTCAGAAGACATCATCGTCTACGTCGAGGAAGATCCCGGCTTTTTCTGCGGTGTCGACAAAACCCAGTCTGGCCGTTTCATCGTCATCGATTCCCATGACCATCAGACGGCCGAGGTGCGCCTTATCGATGCCGCCGCGCCGGACAGCCCGCCGCGCCTGGTGACGGCACGGGAGACCGAGGTCGAGTATTCGATCGAGGATGATGGCGACGATCGCGTTTATATTCTGACGAATGCCGACGGCGCCGAGGACTTCAAGATCGTCAATGCGCCGCTTAAAAGCCCGGGCCGCGACAACTGGATCGACGTCGTCGCCCACGAGCCGGGTCGACTTATCTTGTCGATGTCCGTCTTTCAGGGGCGGATGGTGCGGCTTGAGCGGGTGGGCGGCCTGCCGCGCATCGTCATCCGCGAGCTATCGAGTGGTCACGAGCATTCCATCACTTTCCCCGAGGAGGCCTATTCGCTCGGGCTATCTGGGTCCTACGAGTTCGACACCAGCGTCGTCCGCTTCACCTACTCCTCACCGACCACGCCGGCGCAGGTCTACGACTACGACATGGAGACCGGCGAGCGCTTTCTGAGGAAGACGCAGGAAGTGCCCTCCGGTCACGAGTCTTCCGACTACGTGACGCGCCGCGTCATGGCGCCTACGGCCGATGGCGAGAGCGTACCGGTTACCCTGCTCTACCGCGCCGATACGCCGCTCGACGGCTCAGCGCCTTGCCTTCTCTACGGCTATGGTGCCTACGGTATCGCTATTCCCGCGTCGTTTTCGACGCGTATCCTGTCACTGGTGGACCGCGGGTTCGTCTATGCCATCGCCCATATTCGCGGCGGCAACGAAAAAGGACACCGTTGGTACCTCGCCGGTAAGCGTCAAAACAAGCCCAACACCTTCAAGGACTTCATCGCAGCGGCCCGTTATCTTTGCGAGCAGGGCTTCACCTCGGAGGGCCACATCGTCGCCCACGGTGGCTCGGCTGGCGGCATGCTGATGGGGGCGGTCGCCAACTGGGCGCCTTCGCTCTGGGGTGGGGTGATGGCCGCGGTTCCCTTCGTTGACGTGCTCAACACCATGCTCGACGCGACGCTACCGCTTACCCCGCCGGAATGGCCCGAGTGGGGCAATCCGCTCGAAAGCATCGACGACTTCCAGCTCATCGCATCCTACAGTCCTTATGAAAACGTCATGACACAGGACTATCCTCCGATGTTCGTGCTGGCGGGGCTCGCCGACCCGCGCGTTACCTATTGGGAGCCGGCAAAATGGTTGGCCCGTCTCAGGGCGCTCAAAACCGACGACAATGCGCAGGTGATGCATGTCAACATGGACGCCGGCCACGGCGGCGCATCCGGCCGCTTCGACGAATTGAAGGAAACGGCTCTCGAATATGCCTTCGCATTAAAGGTGATGGGCAGAGCTAACTAATTCGTTTTGCTCACCGAATGGTGCATGGGAGCCATGAATCGACTCGTGTCTCATTGCCGATATCAGGAAAAGTGACTATCTATTCTGCATGCACCACCGCCAAGCGGAGATGCTCCGTTTTAGAACGCGCTTTTTGAGGAGACGACCATGGCTTTCGAGCTGAACGACCTTCCCTACGCCTATGATGCGCTTGGCCCCTACATGTCGCGCGAGACGCTTGAGTATCACCACGACAAGCATCACCTCGCCTACGTGAACAATGGCAACAACCTGATCAAGGGCACCGAGTGGGAAGGCAAGAGCGTCGAAGAGGTCGTGAAGGGCTCCTTCGGCAAGAATCCCGCCGTCTTCAATAACGTCGCCCAGCATTACAACCACTTCTATTTCTGGCAGTGGATGAAGCCGAACGGCGGCGGTGCCATTCCTGGCGAGCTCCTCAAGAAGATCAATGAGGACCTCGGTGGTCTCGACAAGTTCCGCGCGGACTTCATTCAGGCGGGCATGACGCAGTTCGGCGCCGGCTGGGCCTGGCTGTCGCTCAAGGATGGCAAGCTTGCTATTTCCAAGACGCCGAATGGCGAGAACCCGCTGGTCGCTGGCGCAACGCCGCTGCTCGGCGTCGACGTGTGGGAGCATTCCTACTACATCGACTATCGCAACCTGCGTCAGAAGTATCTCGAAGCCTTCTTCGATAACCTGGTCAACTGGGAGTTCGTCGCCGAACTCTACGCCAAGGCTAGCTGAGCTGGCAGTCTTTCGCGCCCGCCGATTGTGATGCGGAGCGTTCTTATCAGGGCCCCGGAGCGTCCGGGGCCCTAGCTTTATCCAGCAATATGTATTGTCCGACGCAGAGCGAGCCACTATCACTATCGTGGTGGGAACCGGGGTGTTTCGCTCTCCGGTTTATTTAATTCAAGTTGTGCAACGGTTGACGGGGCGCCATGCCTAAACTGACGGAATTCATCGCTCGGACGATCATCATCGTCGACGACAGCCCCCGTTTTCGCCGTTTTGTGGCGGGCATGCTCAACGAATTCGGCTTTCGCAATGTCCACGAATTCTCCAGTACCGATCAAGCCTTCGAATTCCTGACCAACCGGCACGTCGACTTGGTCATGTCTGACCTCGGTATGGAGCCAATGGATGGTTTTGCTTTCGCAGACCGCATCCGTCATGGCGGCGCCATCATCAACCGCATGGTGCCAATCCTGCTGATGACCGGTCATGCCAGCCGGCAGAACGTACAAAAGGCGGTGATGGCCGGGATCGACGAGATCGCGGTCAAGCCGATGTCGTCCAACTATCTTGCCGAGCGCTTGCTGACGGTCTTCGGGCGCCCTCGCGTCTATGTAAAGACCGGATCGGGCTATTTCGGTCCCGATCGCCGGCGGCGCAATGATCCCACCTATCGAGGCCCGGAGCGCCGGTCGGGGCAGTCCGCGGAAATCGTTTCGGAAGAGCGGCTGCTGGCGCTGCGTGAGGCTGCCTCGCTGCGGAGCCGAGGCCTCTTGCCGGATGCACCTCTCGGCATGCCGCCGCCGCCCGAAGATCTCGGCTTCTTGATTACCCATATCGGCTTCCGCCACAATGCTAATGAGGCCGTTTATGGAGACTTGGTGGGCGAACGCGCGGCGCCCGTCATTCCGGTTGTCGTCAAGCGCTCACGGCGGCCGCGTGCACCAGCGGCACAGCCATCACGTGACCGTTGATCATCAGCCGCCGCTACGAGTACAAACGGCCGACCACACGTTTTCGCTATACTCGCTCTGCATATTGTAGAGCCAGTTGCGGCAGAATTTTTCTGTCTTGAAGCAGCGACGCTCGGCGGCATCCTCGTACTTCATCCAGCCGTGGTCGACCTCCTTGCGCCCGTGGAAATAGCCCTGCCAGAGATTTCCGCCGCCCGCGCCGTCCGGGCAGGCCAATGCCTCGGTCGGTCGGGCGATAAAGGAGGCGGCCGCCACTGGAAGGGCGGAGCCAAGCGAAAGCGCAATCATCAGTCCGGCAGCCGCTGTCATCCGCATATTTGCCTCCTCACGGTTTATACCAATTCGCGATGATGCTGACGCATCCGCTCAGTGAACCATTGTCGATTTCTCATTCGCATCAGTGGCGTGAGAAATCGACAAGCAGAATACCAAGAGACATTTTCAATACATCTTGGTATTCGAGCCGGCGGCTTTGCGCAGCTCGGGTCACATCCCCCCTGATGTTCGTCTCAACGACGGCATTTTCAAGAGGACGGGCCAAGGAAAGCCGCCCCTTTTCTCAGGCGTGGGCATACGCCCAATAGAGTTCACGAGCCCGCCGAGTCACCGGGCCAACCTGGAACTCGCGTGTCTCAAAGCGCAGGATCGGCGTAACTTTTCCATAGTTACCCGCCGCGAAGATCTCGTCGGCCGCGGCCAGATCCTCGGTTTTCAGCACGCATTCGCGGACGTCAAACCCATCGTCGCGCAAAAGCTGGATGATGCGGGAGCGCGTGATACCGGCAAGGAATACGCCGGTAGCCGCCGGCGTCATCACGACACCGTCCTTGGCGATGAACAGGTTTGCCGTGCCGAGTTCGCAGACATTGCCCAGCACGTCTAGCAATACCGCGTTGTCGAAGCCCTTGGCCTTGGCCTCCAGCATGGCGCGGCCATTGTTGGGATAGAGGCATCCGGCCTTGGCGTTGACCAGCGCCGTCTCGGGCAACGGGCGGCGGTAGCGTGTGGTGGTCACCGCGTAGCCCTCGTCGATCGAGGGAATCGGCGCCTCGTAAAGGCTGAGACAGAAGCGGGTCGATTCGGCTTCCGGCGGCACGCCCATGAAACCGCCATCCTCGGCCCAGTACATCGGCCGTATATAGAGCGCCGCGTCGCCTGAGAAGCGGGCAAAGCCCTCGCGGGCCAAAGCCTCTATCTCCTCGGCTGGGCGGAGGGCATCAAGGCCCATGGCGATGGCGCTGCGGTTGACGCGCTGGCAATGAAGGTCGAGGTCGGGCGCAACACCTTCGAAATAGCGGGCGCCATCAAACACTGACGAGCCGAGCCAGGAAGAATGCGTCCTGACGCCCATGATCTGCACGTTGCCCTCGTGCCATTTTCCGTCCAACCACGTCCACGTTTGAGACCACGCCACGATACTGTCCTTCCGTTTCTGGTTGCGGTCGTTGTCATATCGCCGGCAACGCGGCGATGTGACAACGACCGGATGAAAACCCGCCCCTCTGCAGGCTTTTCCGCATGTCTGTTTTGCCGGTTTCAAGATAACCGAATATATCCGATACCGAAGTTGCGAAAGCCGCTGGATTCACGAATCGACGGCTGCGAGTGGAGACAGCGGCATGTACCATCCGATCTTCCTGTTCGATGCCTACGGCACGCTGTTCGACGTCCACTCGGCTGTTCGCCGGCACGCCGCCGAACTTGGCCCGGATGCACAGCGCCTGTCCGAGCTATGGCGCACCAAGCAGCTCGAATACTCCTGGATCCGGTCGGCGACCGGCGCCTACAAGGATTTCTGGGCCTTGACCAAAGACGCGCTCGACGCTGCCTTCGCCGTTTATCCGCAGGTGGATCCGGACCTGCGCGAGAAGCTGCTCGAAGCTTATCGCAGCTGCGACTGCTTTCCCGAGGTGCCGGCGGTGCTGCGCGACCTGAAAATTGCAGGCACCCGCATCGCCATCCTATCGAACGGCAGTCCATTGATGCTCAACAGGGCGATCCGTGCCGCCGGTCTCGGCGACATCATCGACGACGTGCTGTCCGTGGACACGATCGGTTGCTACAAGCCCGACCCGCGCGTTTATGAAATGGCAACGACGCATTTCCGCGTTTTCCCAAGCGCCATCTCCTTCCAGTCGTCCAACCGCTGGGACGTGGCTGGCGGCTCCAAGTACGGCTTCCGTACAGTTTGGATCAACCGCACCGGCGCGCTCGACGAATATCCCGACATGCGGCCGGCGGCCGAACTTTCCGATCTTACCGGTCTGACAAAGCTCTGACAGGGTGATTACCCTCTTCGTAACCTCGTCTCGCTAACGTCCTATCCGCAGGTTTTAGCAGTGTTTTCGGCAACGTCGGGCGAAGATCCCGCCGCGGCATCAGGGGGCAGACATGACCGAGCTTCACGCGCTCGCCGCGGCAATCGGCCTGGTACGAATCTGGTGGGACGTCGCCGGCCGGCAGCAGGAGGTGAGCGATGAAGCCCTCGGCGCCATCGCCACCGCTCTTGGCTATCCCGCCGGTAGCGCGGCCGCGATCGCCCAAAGTCTTGCGAGGATCGAGGATGAGCGCCAGCGTCCGCCCTCCCTTCTGGTTGCCGACGTCGGTCGGCCGATACAGCTTCCCTCCAGCCTCGCCCGCGCGGATGTCATCGCCGAGGACGGAACAAGCCGCGCATTGCCGATAGAGGGAGGCTATCTGCCAGCGATCGCCGAGCCAGGCTACTACCGCCTTTCCATCGGAGCGCACGCGTTGACGCTCGCTGTCGCTCCGTCCCGTTGCCACGGTATCGACGAGCTCGGAGAACGCCGCGTCTGGGGGCCTTCGATCCAGATTCCCTCACTTCGTGGCTTGACGCCACAGCCGTTCGGCCATTTCGGCCATCTCGACGACGCGGTGGGGCGCTTTGCCGCCCGTGGCGCCGATGTCGTGATGATCAATCCTGTCCATGCCCTGTTCCCCGGCCATGGCATTGGCTTCAGCCCCTACTCGCCCTCAAGCCGATTATTCCTGAACGGCGCCATGGGTGACCCGGCGCTGGTCGGCTTGCCACCCTTGCCGCCGGGCGACGCCGGCGACACCTTGATTGACTGGGAGAACGCCCTACCGGCGCGCCTCGCTCAGCTCCGGACGGTTTTCAACAGCTTGGCGCCCGAGATCAGGTCCCGCGTTGTCAAAGACAGCCTCGCCGGTGGCGAGGCCTTGCGCCGTCATGCCATCTTCGACGCGCTCGATGTGCGATTTCGGGCACGCGGCCTTGATGGCTGGCGGACGTGGCCAACGCCGTTTCATGACCCCGACGGCGCAACGGTACGCCAGTTTGCTGCCGAAAATCCGGACGAGATCACCTTTCATCTGTTCGTCCAGTGGCTAGCCCACGAGAGTCTCGCAGCGGTGCAGAGCCATGCCAAAGCGGCAGGCATGGGCATCGGCCTTCTGGCCGACCTAGCGGTCGGCGTCCACACCGGTGGCAGCGACAGCTGGAGCCAGCGCGATCACCTGCTCGACGGTCTCACCATCGGCGCGCCACCCGATCCGCTTGGCCCGCTCGGGCAGAACTGGATGCTCACCACCTTCTCGCCGCGCGGCCTCGCTGAAAGCGGCTATGCGGCTTGGATCGCCACCCTCCGGTCGGCACTGAGCCGCGCCGGCGGCCTCAGGATCGACCACGCCTTCGGTCTGTCGCGCCTATGGGTGATGCCGGAAGGGCGCTCGTCGGCCGATGGTGCCTATCTCACCTATCCATTCCACGATCTCACACGCCTCGCCGCTCTCGAATCACACAGGGCGAAGGCGCTCATCGTCGCCGAAGACCTCGGCACCAAGCCTGGCGGCTTTGCCGAAGCGATCGACGCAACCGGCATGTTCGGCATGCGCGTTCTGTGGTTCGAACGGGCGCTCGACCATGGCTTCATCGGCCCTCAGGATTACCCACCGGACAGCGTCGCCATGACAGGTACCCATGACACCACCACCGTTGCCGGCTGGTGGGCGGGCCACGATCTCAACTGGGCCGAAGACCTCGGCCGCCTTCCGCTCGCTTCCAACCGTGAGAAGGAGGACGAGCGAAGGGCGTGGGACCGAGGCCTTCTTTGGGCGACTTTTGGCGGCAGCGAGCCGCGCCCACAGCCCGACGATCCAAACCCGGTGGTCGAAGCGGCGCTCCGTCACATTGGGCGGTCGCGCTCACGCCTCGCCATCGCACCCCTTGAGGACATTTTGGCGCTCGAAGAGCAGCCCAACCTGCCGGGAACCATCACCGAGCATCCCAACTGGCGCCGCCGCATGACCGCGCCGCTCGAAGACCTGCTCGCCACGCCCGACGTCACCCAGTGCATCGAAACACTGGCGGCGGCGCGCAAGGAGCCACCGGCGGGATAAAGATAAAATAGGGAGCACCACCATGAAGGTCAGACCGGCTTTGCCGGCGGACGCCGAAGGCATGAGCGTTGTTCTTCGGGAAATACTCGCGGCCTGGAAAAGTAACCGTCCTTGCTCGATCGAGCATGTTCGCATGTTCTATGTCGAACATCCCGATAGAATAGAATGCTCAGTTGTGGAGTCCGACAAGGGAGACATCCTCGGCTTTCAGTCGCTGAAGCTCGCCACCGAAGGAAATAGCTGGGGCGTGCCACCTGGTTGGGGCGTCATTGGGACTTACGTGAAACTCGGCGCAGGACGCCAAGGTATCGGAAAGACCCTATTCCAAGCCACGCGAGAAGCAGCCCGAAAAGCGAAGTTACCGAACATCGACGCAACAATAGGCGAGAACAACGATCTTGGCCTTGCCTATTATGAGGCCATGGGATTCCGTACTTATCGTAAGGAACCGGGCAGGATTTCCAAAGTCTACGTGGTATTTTCACCAACTGACGCCGACTCTCGCGGCGCCAGCACTAAATAAATACGGGTCGCCGCCCCTACTTCAGGAGGCTTCCGAGCACGCCGCGCACCAGCGCCCGGCCAATCTGCGAGCCGACCTGGCTCGAGACGGAGCGGACCACCGATTTGATGGCGGCCTCGGCTACTGTTTGACGGCCGCCATAGCCATAGGTGCCACCTCTGGTCGCCCGCTCCTCGCGCTCCTCACGACGACGGCGCTCGGCCGCGTTCTCGTATTCATCAAGGCGCGGCCGACGGGCAGGCTCATCGTCCCGGGGCTCAGGCGTTGGCGCGCTTTCCCGGCGGCGGCTCCACCCGAAGTCCGGCACACTGAAACCTGGGCTTGTGCGCGTCGTGCGGGGCGGATCGACCGGCTCGTGCGCCTGCTGCGTACCGTTGGCGCGCGCCTTGAGCACTTCAAAGGCGGATTCCCGATCGACCGCCGTGTCGTAGACACCGGCAAGCGGGCTCGCCGCCATCAGCGCCGCTCGCTCCTCTTGGGTCAGCGGTCCAAGCCGCGATGACGGCGGACGGATCAGCGTTCGCTCGACGATCGAAGGCACTGCTTTTCCCTCCAGCATCGAAACCAGCGCCTCGCCCTGCCCGAGTTCGGTGATCGCCGTGAAGGTGTCGAACCCGGGATTGGGCCGGAAGGTTTCGGCCGC is part of the Pleomorphomonas sp. PLEO genome and encodes:
- a CDS encoding DUF1491 family protein encodes the protein MARITSDFFVSAYVRRRNDAGFFTAVVRRGAAEAGAIFVKVSHLDGTADLYGPAPQIYFDDIDPSVAGGRMFETLLAGALESEIDARLQSERRFDSDCWIVETEDRQGTSDLDIVGT
- a CDS encoding S9 family peptidase, with amino-acid sequence MTEMKPPCAEKRPVVTTIHGVDLIDDYAWLRADNWQDVLRDPDLLDPAIRAHLEAENAFCDAFMADTVGLQEALVAEMRGRILEDDSSVPLPDGPYAYASRYLTGAQHPRLVRTLRDGGPEELLLDADQLARGKPYFSLGGASHSPDHKLLAYSVDDTGSEFHVIRVRDLDADADLPDEIPNTSGGVAWAADSRSFFYTFINDNHRTEKVLRHVIGTPASEDIIVYVEEDPGFFCGVDKTQSGRFIVIDSHDHQTAEVRLIDAAAPDSPPRLVTARETEVEYSIEDDGDDRVYILTNADGAEDFKIVNAPLKSPGRDNWIDVVAHEPGRLILSMSVFQGRMVRLERVGGLPRIVIRELSSGHEHSITFPEEAYSLGLSGSYEFDTSVVRFTYSSPTTPAQVYDYDMETGERFLRKTQEVPSGHESSDYVTRRVMAPTADGESVPVTLLYRADTPLDGSAPCLLYGYGAYGIAIPASFSTRILSLVDRGFVYAIAHIRGGNEKGHRWYLAGKRQNKPNTFKDFIAAARYLCEQGFTSEGHIVAHGGSAGGMLMGAVANWAPSLWGGVMAAVPFVDVLNTMLDATLPLTPPEWPEWGNPLESIDDFQLIASYSPYENVMTQDYPPMFVLAGLADPRVTYWEPAKWLARLRALKTDDNAQVMHVNMDAGHGGASGRFDELKETALEYAFALKVMGRAN
- a CDS encoding superoxide dismutase; translation: MAFELNDLPYAYDALGPYMSRETLEYHHDKHHLAYVNNGNNLIKGTEWEGKSVEEVVKGSFGKNPAVFNNVAQHYNHFYFWQWMKPNGGGAIPGELLKKINEDLGGLDKFRADFIQAGMTQFGAGWAWLSLKDGKLAISKTPNGENPLVAGATPLLGVDVWEHSYYIDYRNLRQKYLEAFFDNLVNWEFVAELYAKAS
- a CDS encoding response regulator codes for the protein MPKLTEFIARTIIIVDDSPRFRRFVAGMLNEFGFRNVHEFSSTDQAFEFLTNRHVDLVMSDLGMEPMDGFAFADRIRHGGAIINRMVPILLMTGHASRQNVQKAVMAGIDEIAVKPMSSNYLAERLLTVFGRPRVYVKTGSGYFGPDRRRRNDPTYRGPERRSGQSAEIVSEERLLALREAASLRSRGLLPDAPLGMPPPPEDLGFLITHIGFRHNANEAVYGDLVGERAAPVIPVVVKRSRRPRAPAAQPSRDR
- a CDS encoding branched-chain amino acid aminotransferase, which codes for MVAWSQTWTWLDGKWHEGNVQIMGVRTHSSWLGSSVFDGARYFEGVAPDLDLHCQRVNRSAIAMGLDALRPAEEIEALAREGFARFSGDAALYIRPMYWAEDGGFMGVPPEAESTRFCLSLYEAPIPSIDEGYAVTTTRYRRPLPETALVNAKAGCLYPNNGRAMLEAKAKGFDNAVLLDVLGNVCELGTANLFIAKDGVVMTPAATGVFLAGITRSRIIQLLRDDGFDVRECVLKTEDLAAADEIFAAGNYGKVTPILRFETREFQVGPVTRRARELYWAYAHA
- a CDS encoding haloacid dehalogenase type II — translated: MYHPIFLFDAYGTLFDVHSAVRRHAAELGPDAQRLSELWRTKQLEYSWIRSATGAYKDFWALTKDALDAAFAVYPQVDPDLREKLLEAYRSCDCFPEVPAVLRDLKIAGTRIAILSNGSPLMLNRAIRAAGLGDIIDDVLSVDTIGCYKPDPRVYEMATTHFRVFPSAISFQSSNRWDVAGGSKYGFRTVWINRTGALDEYPDMRPAAELSDLTGLTKL
- the malQ gene encoding 4-alpha-glucanotransferase, which translates into the protein MTELHALAAAIGLVRIWWDVAGRQQEVSDEALGAIATALGYPAGSAAAIAQSLARIEDERQRPPSLLVADVGRPIQLPSSLARADVIAEDGTSRALPIEGGYLPAIAEPGYYRLSIGAHALTLAVAPSRCHGIDELGERRVWGPSIQIPSLRGLTPQPFGHFGHLDDAVGRFAARGADVVMINPVHALFPGHGIGFSPYSPSSRLFLNGAMGDPALVGLPPLPPGDAGDTLIDWENALPARLAQLRTVFNSLAPEIRSRVVKDSLAGGEALRRHAIFDALDVRFRARGLDGWRTWPTPFHDPDGATVRQFAAENPDEITFHLFVQWLAHESLAAVQSHAKAAGMGIGLLADLAVGVHTGGSDSWSQRDHLLDGLTIGAPPDPLGPLGQNWMLTTFSPRGLAESGYAAWIATLRSALSRAGGLRIDHAFGLSRLWVMPEGRSSADGAYLTYPFHDLTRLAALESHRAKALIVAEDLGTKPGGFAEAIDATGMFGMRVLWFERALDHGFIGPQDYPPDSVAMTGTHDTTTVAGWWAGHDLNWAEDLGRLPLASNREKEDERRAWDRGLLWATFGGSEPRPQPDDPNPVVEAALRHIGRSRSRLAIAPLEDILALEEQPNLPGTITEHPNWRRRMTAPLEDLLATPDVTQCIETLAAARKEPPAG
- a CDS encoding N-acetyltransferase family protein is translated as MKVRPALPADAEGMSVVLREILAAWKSNRPCSIEHVRMFYVEHPDRIECSVVESDKGDILGFQSLKLATEGNSWGVPPGWGVIGTYVKLGAGRQGIGKTLFQATREAARKAKLPNIDATIGENNDLGLAYYEAMGFRTYRKEPGRISKVYVVFSPTDADSRGASTK